A DNA window from Macrobrachium rosenbergii isolate ZJJX-2024 chromosome 41, ASM4041242v1, whole genome shotgun sequence contains the following coding sequences:
- the LOC136826508 gene encoding uncharacterized protein, with protein MHAFKMSLNNSSKPFLEPLDSEVMTRTPWSCCPSVNKTADAAMCVKGFFKRTRSLNQRRKQPNRKAKAAAAKKMRHLMRDPSPFPAGAAVLQPVPCKIPCRVQPYRRAKAVAIKKMKPKRWFCMQEVAEDNITDRLAPHEALHLLRGAKLVGSGAFGKVFKVKYKEKAAAFKVGRMQYMEEQFKAEAMILKELNGAGGAPKLLAISSKPSGIVMEFCSGVTFLKILRSPDISRYNKLKVLPVAAEMLHEIHLKGIIHNDVKEDNIMVKLRGEGQTPTVRFVDFGISCKMALCSSNWHSPANDVRQFGNMIHSMHTSFRIDLPEAFVRVGEAARGAKRRVNLPEMISDLKWALFNLKR; from the coding sequence ATGCACGCATTCAAGATGAGCCTTAATAACTCAAGTAAACCTTTTCTTGAGCCTCTGGATTCTGAAGTAATGACCCGGACCCCATGGAGCTGTTGTCCATCGGTTAACAAAACGGCTGACGCGGCGATGTGTGTGAAAGGCTTCTTCAAAAGGACGCGATCTTTAAACCAGCGGAGGAAGCAGCCCAACCGCAAGGCGAAAGCTGCAGCAGCAAAGAAGATGAGGCATTTGATGAGGGACCCAAGTCCTTTTCCAGCCGGCGCCGCTGTCCTTCAACCGGTTCCATGTAAGATTCCCTGTAGGGTGCAGCCCTACAGGCGTGCTAAGGCTGTGgctataaagaaaatgaaacctaaGAGGTGGTTTTGCATGCAGGAAGTCGCTGAGGATAATATTACCGACCGCCTGGCTCCACATGAAGCACTGCATCTGCTAAGAGGCGCCAAACTCGTAGGCTCAGGAGCCTTTGGAAAAGTCTTTAAAGTCAAGTATAAAGAAAAAGCCGCCGCCTTCAAAGTAGGTAGAATGCAATACATGGAAGAACAATTCAAAGCGGAAGCGATGATACTCAAGGAGCTCAACGGGGCCGGAGGTGCCCCTAAACTATTGGCGATCTCCAGCAAGCCATCTGGTATTGTCATGGAGTTCTGCTCAGGTGTAACTTTCCTAAAAATCCTTAGGAGCCCTGACATCAGCAGATACAATAAACTGAAGGTTCTGCCTGTGGCTGCCGAGATGCTGCATGAAATTCACTTGAAGGGCATCATACACAACGACGTCAAGGAAGACAATATCATGGTGAAACTTCGAGGAGAGGGCCAAACTCCTACAGTGAGGTTCGTTGACTTTGGAATTTCCTGCAAGATGGCCCTGTGCTCCAGTAACTGGCATTCTCccgctaatgatgtgagacaatTTGGTAATATGATCCACAGCATGCACACCAGTTTTAGAATTGACCTACCGGAGGCATTCGTCAGAGTTGGAGAGGCAGCACGTGGAGCAAAGAGAAGGGTAAATTTGCCCGAGATGATTAGTGACCTAAAGTGGGCACTATTCAATCTGAAAAGATGA